In Paroedura picta isolate Pp20150507F chromosome 12, Ppicta_v3.0, whole genome shotgun sequence, one DNA window encodes the following:
- the SET gene encoding protein SET isoform X1, whose product MSAPAAKVSKKELNSNHDGADEISDKEQQEAIEHIDEVQNEIDRLNEQASEEILKVEQKYNKLRQPFFQKRSELIAKIPNFWVTTFVNHPQVSALLGEEDEEALHYLTRVEVTEFEDIKSGYRIDFYFDENPYFENKMLSKEFHLNESGDPSSKSSEIKWKSGKDLTKRSSQTQNKASRKRQHEEPESFFTWFTDHSDAGADELGEVIKDDIWPNPLQYYLVPDMDDEEGEGEEDDDDDEEEEGLEDIDEEGDEDEGEEDEDDDEGEEGEEDEGEDD is encoded by the exons ATGTCGGCGCCGGCGGCCAAAGTCAGCAAGAAGGAGCTCAACTCCAACCACGACGGGGCCGACGAGATCTCAG acaaAGAGCAACAGGAAGCAATTGAACATATTGATGAAGTACAGAATGAAATAGACAG ACTGAATGAACAAGCCAGTGAGGAAATTTTGAAAGTAGAACAGAAATACAACAAACTCCGCCAACCATTCTTCCAGAAGAGGTCAGAATTGATCGCCAAAATCCCAAATTTTTGGGTAACAACATTTGTCAACCACCCACAAG TATCTGCACTGTTgggggaagaagatgaagaggcaTTGCATTATTTGACTAGAGTCGAGGTGACGGAGTTTGAAGACATCAAATCAGGTTACAGAATAGATTTT TATTTTGATGAGAATCCATATTTTGAAAACAAGATGCTCTCCAAAGAGTTTCACCTGAATGAGAGTGGGGACCCGTCATCAAAATCCAGTGAAATCAAATGGAAATCTGGGAAG GATCTGACAAAGCGTTCAAGCCAGACACAGAACAAGGCCAGCAGAAAGAGGCAGCATGAAGAACCAGAAAGCTTCTTCACTTGGTTTACTGACCATTCTGATGCAGGAGCTGATGAGCTAGGCGAGGTCATTAAAGATGACATCTGGCCAAATCCCTTGCAGTACTATTTG GTTCCTGATATGGATGACGAagaaggtgaaggagaagaggacgatgatgatgatgaagaggaggAAGGATTGGAGGACATTGATGAGGAAGGTGATGAAGATGagggtgaagaagatgaagatgatgatgagggTGAAGAAGGAGAG GAGGATGAAGGAGAAGATGACTGA
- the SET gene encoding protein SET isoform X2 → MSAPAAKVSKKELNSNHDGADEISDKEQQEAIEHIDEVQNEIDRLNEQASEEILKVEQKYNKLRQPFFQKRSELIAKIPNFWVTTFVNHPQVSALLGEEDEEALHYLTRVEVTEFEDIKSGYRIDFYFDENPYFENKMLSKEFHLNESGDPSSKSSEIKWKSGKDLTKRSSQTQNKASRKRQHEEPESFFTWFTDHSDAGADELGEVIKDDIWPNPLQYYLVPDMDDEEGEGEEDDDDDEEEEGLEDIDEEGG, encoded by the exons ATGTCGGCGCCGGCGGCCAAAGTCAGCAAGAAGGAGCTCAACTCCAACCACGACGGGGCCGACGAGATCTCAG acaaAGAGCAACAGGAAGCAATTGAACATATTGATGAAGTACAGAATGAAATAGACAG ACTGAATGAACAAGCCAGTGAGGAAATTTTGAAAGTAGAACAGAAATACAACAAACTCCGCCAACCATTCTTCCAGAAGAGGTCAGAATTGATCGCCAAAATCCCAAATTTTTGGGTAACAACATTTGTCAACCACCCACAAG TATCTGCACTGTTgggggaagaagatgaagaggcaTTGCATTATTTGACTAGAGTCGAGGTGACGGAGTTTGAAGACATCAAATCAGGTTACAGAATAGATTTT TATTTTGATGAGAATCCATATTTTGAAAACAAGATGCTCTCCAAAGAGTTTCACCTGAATGAGAGTGGGGACCCGTCATCAAAATCCAGTGAAATCAAATGGAAATCTGGGAAG GATCTGACAAAGCGTTCAAGCCAGACACAGAACAAGGCCAGCAGAAAGAGGCAGCATGAAGAACCAGAAAGCTTCTTCACTTGGTTTACTGACCATTCTGATGCAGGAGCTGATGAGCTAGGCGAGGTCATTAAAGATGACATCTGGCCAAATCCCTTGCAGTACTATTTG GTTCCTGATATGGATGACGAagaaggtgaaggagaagaggacgatgatgatgatgaagaggaggAAGGATTGGAGGACATTGATGAGGAAG GAGGATGA